One part of the candidate division WOR-3 bacterium genome encodes these proteins:
- a CDS encoding protein-L-isoaspartate(D-aspartate) O-methyltransferase, with translation MVKEQIIGRGVKDERVIDAMLRVPRHLFVDKTYYHQAYNDYPLPIGNGQTISQPYMVAVMTELLELKGNESVLEIGTGSGYQTAILALLCNRVFTIERISELSFRARKILNELGFNNINFLVGDGSVGWPDYAPYDGIIVTAGAPETPRALIDQLADKGRLVIPIGGEYLQTLNVIKKHKGVITRKELFECTFVPLVGKEGWEDK, from the coding sequence ATGGTCAAAGAGCAAATCATTGGAAGAGGTGTCAAGGATGAACGGGTTATTGATGCAATGCTCCGTGTTCCCCGCCATTTATTTGTTGATAAAACTTATTACCATCAGGCTTATAATGACTATCCGTTGCCGATTGGTAACGGCCAGACAATAAGTCAGCCTTATATGGTCGCGGTGATGACAGAGTTGCTGGAATTGAAAGGGAATGAATCGGTATTGGAAATTGGAACAGGTTCGGGCTATCAGACCGCGATACTTGCTCTTCTGTGTAATCGGGTCTTTACAATTGAAAGAATTTCTGAATTGAGTTTTCGGGCACGAAAAATTCTTAATGAACTTGGATTTAATAACATAAATTTTTTGGTCGGAGATGGTAGCGTGGGCTGGCCTGATTATGCACCTTACGATGGAATCATAGTTACTGCGGGTGCTCCAGAGACACCGAGGGCATTGATTGACCAGTTAGCAGACAAAGGAAGATTGGTCATTCCAATCGGTGGTGAATATCTTCAGACCTTGAATGTTATAAAAAAACATAAAGGCGTAATAACAAGAAAGGAACTTTTTGAATGCACCTTCGTGCCGCTTGTGGGCAAGGAAGGCTGGGAAGATAAATAA
- a CDS encoding trypsin-like peptidase domain-containing protein encodes MDDVSSIIDAIKESIVVIKLPNQGRGSGFFVNDKGLFITNKHTIELDTFVKIQLHNKQEVESTVVYADNDIDFAFCLANINQSRPIPLADSNSIKEGETVMAIGHPYGYDFTVSKGIISCKKRTVKGINYIQTDVPINPGNSGGPLINAKGEVVGINTWVVGEADNMSFAIPVNSIKEILNYLNSVHSKLLEMYYCPICGYLSDEFIKTSKAEYCKNCGTQKLEKKKPDEVETQEQPVQKVKVGLKVCPKCKTSNDSSANFCKNCGFKF; translated from the coding sequence ATGGATGACGTTTCTTCAATCATAGACGCAATAAAAGAATCAATTGTTGTGATAAAACTACCCAATCAGGGCAGGGGCTCGGGTTTTTTTGTAAATGATAAAGGTCTATTTATAACAAACAAACATACCATTGAACTTGATACCTTTGTCAAAATACAACTCCATAATAAACAAGAGGTTGAATCAACTGTTGTATATGCAGACAATGATATTGATTTTGCCTTTTGTTTAGCAAATATCAATCAATCACGGCCCATACCCCTTGCTGACAGCAATTCAATAAAAGAAGGTGAAACAGTAATGGCTATAGGCCATCCTTATGGTTATGATTTTACTGTTTCCAAAGGAATAATAAGTTGCAAAAAACGTACCGTAAAAGGGATTAATTATATTCAGACAGATGTTCCGATAAATCCCGGGAATAGTGGTGGACCATTGATAAATGCAAAGGGCGAAGTTGTTGGCATAAATACCTGGGTTGTTGGTGAGGCAGATAATATGAGTTTTGCAATTCCTGTCAATTCAATAAAAGAAATCTTGAACTACTTGAACAGCGTCCATTCTAAATTACTTGAAATGTATTACTGTCCGATTTGTGGTTATCTCAGCGATGAATTTATTAAAACATCAAAGGCAGAATATTGCAAGAATTGTGGCACCCAAAAACTTGAAAAGAAAAAACCAGATGAAGTTGAAACGCAGGAACAACCCGTTCAAAAAGTGAAGGTAGGATTAAAGGTCTGCCCAAAGTGCAAGACATCAAATGATTCTTCAGCGAATTTCTGCAAAAATTGCGGTTTTAAATTTTAG
- a CDS encoding metalloregulator ArsR/SmtB family transcription factor, whose product MDFLLRLLKALANETRIEIVQLLIRNGQISLNEIATEINRPYKTVAGHLKTLEKAGLLKSQRFKGETLYSLNNSVNLEYNRLLIGLIKKRMQQK is encoded by the coding sequence ATGGATTTTTTATTGAGATTATTAAAGGCATTAGCAAATGAAACAAGGATTGAAATCGTCCAACTACTTATTAGGAACGGACAAATATCACTCAATGAAATAGCAACAGAAATAAATAGACCTTATAAGACCGTGGCAGGTCATCTCAAAACTCTTGAGAAAGCAGGACTTTTAAAATCCCAGCGATTTAAAGGTGAAACGCTTTATTCTCTTAATAATTCGGTCAACCTTGAATACAACCGGCTATTGATTGGACTCATTAAGAAAAGAATGCAACAAAAATAA
- a CDS encoding TIGR00725 family protein encodes MDKKIIAVIGGAETSEKNLRIAEEVGALIAENGAILITGGLGGVMEAASRGAKEAGGLVIGILPGTDKRTANEYVDIPIVTGMNQARNIIIARTCDCAIAIDGKYGTLTEIAYCLMFNVPVIGINTWKIDAPIIHVKTAKQAVEKAFEIIEG; translated from the coding sequence ATGGACAAAAAGATAATTGCAGTAATTGGTGGTGCAGAGACGAGCGAAAAAAATTTAAGGATTGCCGAGGAAGTCGGCGCTTTGATTGCTGAGAATGGAGCGATTTTAATCACGGGCGGCCTTGGTGGGGTAATGGAGGCAGCATCAAGGGGCGCAAAAGAGGCGGGAGGTCTTGTAATTGGAATTCTACCGGGAACCGACAAAAGAACTGCTAATGAATATGTTGATATTCCAATAGTTACAGGAATGAATCAGGCACGGAATATCATCATTGCCCGCACCTGTGATTGTGCAATTGCCATTGATGGGAAATACGGAACACTAACTGAGATTGCTTACTGCCTTATGTTCAATGTGCCGGTGATCGGGATTAATACCTGGAAGATAGATGCCCCGATAATCCATGTAAAAACAGCCAAGCAGGCAGTGGAAAAGGCATTTGAGATAATTGAAGGTTAA
- a CDS encoding acylphosphatase, giving the protein MHAEIIVQGVVQGVGYRFFAIQKAREYGITGYVQNLPDGSVLVVAEGEKGILNDFINELKIGPRTAHVTKVDVKFSEKEKGYKNFSVKF; this is encoded by the coding sequence TTGCATGCTGAAATAATTGTCCAGGGTGTTGTCCAGGGTGTAGGCTACAGATTTTTTGCTATTCAGAAAGCCCGGGAATATGGCATAACCGGATATGTCCAGAATCTTCCTGATGGGAGTGTTCTTGTTGTTGCCGAAGGGGAGAAGGGGATATTGAATGATTTCATAAACGAACTTAAAATTGGACCAAGGACAGCACATGTAACAAAGGTTGATGTAAAATTTTCCGAAAAGGAAAAAGGATATAAAAATTTCAGTGTCAAATTCTAA
- a CDS encoding YbjN domain-containing protein has protein sequence MFSKKQQTQKEEVDIACYEKMVNDLLASFGLDPEKCRHRPRTLWSAYRGSALIYIDIFKIEDIDYVEISCPLMLLPSRNLLPFYKRLLELNYQLMGAKFFVRDQWVYLAENRELKGLDSGELKVMIERVSYHADRLDEALIEEFKSRCD, from the coding sequence ATGTTCAGTAAAAAACAACAAACACAAAAAGAAGAAGTAGATATTGCCTGTTACGAAAAGATGGTCAATGACTTACTGGCAAGTTTTGGTCTTGACCCGGAAAAATGTCGACACAGACCAAGGACTTTGTGGTCAGCATACCGCGGTTCTGCATTGATATATATAGATATCTTTAAAATTGAAGATATTGATTATGTGGAAATATCCTGTCCACTTATGCTTTTACCATCAAGAAATCTTTTGCCCTTCTACAAAAGATTACTTGAGTTAAACTATCAATTAATGGGCGCAAAATTCTTTGTCCGCGACCAGTGGGTCTATCTTGCGGAGAATCGTGAATTAAAAGGGCTTGATTCTGGAGAACTCAAGGTGATGATTGAAAGAGTGAGTTATCATGCAGATCGTCTGGATGAGGCATTAATTGAAGAATTCAAGAGCAGGTGTGACTGA